One Aegilops tauschii subsp. strangulata cultivar AL8/78 chromosome 7, Aet v6.0, whole genome shotgun sequence genomic window carries:
- the LOC120968794 gene encoding zinc finger BED domain-containing protein RICESLEEPER 2 isoform X1 — translation MVEPGGLHIIGDDDMTEEEMRVYEEEQRKIDEYEKEKKEMEERPTRRQMQKRSRMWDHFSEVLVGGLLKFGRCKHCNRDIKAVPEINGTSALISHFNTCKYNPHNDKNKNQGTLQVIQGESPSVHKFDPEALRKAIAKMIIVDELPFAFTEKTGFREVMSIACPRFNMPSRRTCTRDVVKVYFEERAKLKLFFKQSCQRVCLTTDGWTSETQDCYMAVTTHFIDPEWNLHKKIISFFLVKGHKGDDIGKALEQCLMEWGINKVMTITVDNASANDGGVGYIRKKMIKTGNSIAEGKYMHMRCAAHIINLIVTDGLKELDESVKRVRAAVRYIRNGPSRITRFKELARLEKVDGEAFLSLDVCTRWNSTYLMLATAINFEKVFARYEEEDPLYTLDLTSEKAPGIPVDSDWENATKMAEFLGQFYHLTLSVSATLHVTVNQFVMDIAEINVVLEEWADSDDILRKTMAKKMQDKYDKYWGRWNEEVENERGKGKGKKKEEENVNMFVFAATVLDPRFKLSNFTKLAIEEMYGELNGGKAWEAVKTFMHALFEEYKAKYAPSDASKHVRAPQSELTQKREGRKLVSRINKKLRVGDGEASMSKSEYEKYLHEENEVNRDDFDILKWWKNNAARFPILARMARDVLAVPVSTVAS, via the coding sequence ATGGTTGAACCTGGTGGACTGCATATCATTGGTGATGATGACATGACTGAAGAGGAGATGCGAGTTTATGAGGAAGAACAAAGAAAGATTGATGAGTATGAAAAGGAAAAGAAGGAGATGGAGGAACGACCTACAAGAAGGCAGATGCAGAAAAGATCACGGATGTGGGATCACTTTTCTGAGGTACTAGTTGGTGGTCTTCTCAAGTTTGGAAGGTGCAAGCATTGCAATCGTGATATCAAGGCCGTTCCAGAGATTAACGGTACCTCTGCCTTAATCAGTCATTTTAATACTTGCAAGTATAATCCTCATAATGATAAGAATAAGAATCAAGGTACTTTGCAAGTTATCCAAGGGGAAAGTCCTTCAGTGCATAAATTTGATCCCGAAGCACTAAGGAAAGCTATTGCTAAGATGATTATAGTAGATGAGCTTCCATTCGCATTTACTGAAAAAACTGGTTTTAGAGAAGTGATGTCAATTGCATGTCCACGTTTCAATATGCCTTCTAGAAGAACATGCACTAGGGATGTTGTGAAGGTTTATTTTGAAGAGAGAGCGAAGCTGAAACTTTTTTTCAAACAATCATGTCAAAGAGTGTGTCTCACCACTGATGGTTGGACTTCTGAAACACAAGATTGTTATATGGCAGTCACAACACATTTTATTGATCCTGAATGGAATTTGCACAAGAAAATCATTAGCTTTTTCCTAGTAAAAGGTCATAAGGGAGATGATATTGGAAAAGCCTTAGAGCAATGCTTGATGGAGTGGGGAATAAACAAAGTTATGACAATAACTGTTGATAATGCTAGCGCGAATGATGGTGGTGTAGGTTACATACGGAAGAAAATGATCAAAACTGGAAATAGCATAGCTGAAGGTAAATATATGCATATGAGATGTGCTGCCCATATTATAAATCTGATTGTTACTGATGGTCTAAAAGAGTTGGATGAATCAGTTAAGCGTGTGCGAGCTGCGGTTAGATATATAAGAAATGGGCCATCTAGAATTACAAGATTTAAAGAACTTGCTCGGTTAGAAAAGGTGGATGGCGAGGCATTCTTGAGTTTGGATGTATGCACTAGATGGAATTCCACATACCTAATGTTAGCAACCGCAATCAACTTTGAGAAAGTGTTTGCGAGGTATGAGGAAGAAGATCCACTCTATACATTAGATTTAACTAGTGAGAAAGCTCCTGGTATTCCTGTTGATAGTGATTGGGAGAATGCTACGAAAATGGCTGAATTTCTTGGACAGTTTTATCACCTTACTCTTAGTGTTTCTGCCACACTCCATGTGACAGTGAATCAATTTGTTATGGAtattgctgaaattaatgttgtGTTGGAAGAGTGGGCTGATAGTGATGATATTTTGCGCAAAACAATGGCCAAGAAAATGCAAGATAAGTATGATAAGTATTGGGGACGTTGGAATGAGGAGGTGGAGAATGAAAGGGGGAAGGGGAaaggaaagaaaaaggaagaggaGAATGTGAACATGTTTGTATTTGCTGCAACTGTTCTTGATCCAAGATTCAAGCTTTCAAACTTCACAAAACTAGCAATTGAAGAAATGTATGGTGAGTTAAATGGAGGCAAAGCATGGGAGGCGGTGAAAACATTTATGCATGCTTTGTTTGAAGAGTACAAAGCTAAGTATGCACCAAGTGATGCAAGCAAGCATGTGCGAGCTCCACAATCTGAACTAACTCAAAAAAGGGAAGGAAGGAAATTGGTGTCTCGGATAAATAAAAAGTTGAGAGTTGGTGATGGTGAAGCTAGCATGAGCAAATCTGAATATGAGAAATACCTACATGAAGAGAATGAAGTAAATAGGGATGATTTTGACATTCTAAAATGGTGGAAGAACAACGCTGCTAGATTCCCAATATTGGCAAGAATGGCCCGTGATGTGTTGGCTGTTCCGGTATCAACGGTTGCGTCTTGA
- the LOC120968794 gene encoding uncharacterized protein isoform X2 yields the protein MVQALVCAQDWLRGSITVNIEEDEEELLRLEKELIEEFGSTNSSKSKASSSKSVCKPSGAEPILPTSILYLNIDWLTWLELGMVKMLMFMMANWESYCWLLFNFKCKSIVIYHYQFVLLNT from the exons ATGGTCCAAGCTCTTGTTTGTGCCCAAGACTGGCTAAGGGGTTCTATTACTGTCAACATTGAAGAAGATGAGGAGGAATTGTTAAGATTGGAAAAGG AACTAATTGAAGAGTTTGGTAGTACAAATTCATCCAAATCGAAAGCAAGTAGTAGCAAGTCTGTTTGCAAGCCATCTGGGGCTGAGCCAATCTTGCCCACCTCCATCCTCTACTTAAACATTG ATTGGCTCACTTGGCTGGAACTTGGAATGGTCAAGATGCTCATGTTTATGATGGCAAATTGGGAGTCTTACTGTTGGCTGCTCTTCAACTTCAAGTGCAAATCTATTGTCATTTATCACTATCAGTTTGTGTTGTTGAACACTTGA
- the LOC109759614 gene encoding uncharacterized protein isoform X3 — protein MAAAMVWVPILEDGVFRFDVSEAARVAAGPSLSFAEPRRREVVLRDGAGRPAVVPECEVVGDDVHRVLIKLPSGTSFYGTGEASGPLERTGKRVFTWNTDAWGYGSGTTSLYQSHPWVLSILPDGKSLGVLADTTRRCEIDLRQESTIKFAALSAYPIITFGPFDTPAQVVASLSHAIGTVSMPSKWALGYHQCRFSYKSSERVLEVIRTFREKGIPCDVVWMDIDYMDGFRCFTFDNNRFADPKSMVDDLHSIGCKSIWMLDPGIKEEKGYFVYDGGSENDVWIKKADGSPFIGEVWPGDCVFPDFTSERIRTWWARLVRDFISNGVDGIWNDMNEPAMTTTTKTMPESNIHRGDADIGGVQNHSYYHNVYGMLMARSTYEGMVMYNTEKRPFVLTRAGFIGSQRYAATWTGDNLSNWEHLHMSLSMVLQLGLSGQPLSGPDIGGFAGNATPRLFGRWMGVGALFPFSRGHSEAGTVDHEPWSFGEECEEVCRLALLRRYRLLPHIYTLFYVSHKKGTPVAAPLFFADPQDTELRKIETTFLLGPLLVCASTLPDKGAHECAHKLPNGIWLPFDFGDSHPDLPVLYLRGGAILPVGLPIQHVGEASLGDDLSLLVALDENGKAEGVLFEDAGDGYGFTQGDYLLTYYVAEVHSSVVSVKVLKTEGSLKRPKRNLNISILLGGGAMISSRGVDGEEVHFTMPSEFEVSSLVATSELDLKERLETIRPIPDMDEPSGQEGTELSKTLIVLKSGDWFLKIVPWIGGRIISMTHVPSGLKSMVMKSTVGLNIGLLAA, from the exons ATGGCGGCGGCGATGGTGTGGGTGCCGATACTGGAGGACGGGGTGTTCCGGTTCGACGTGTCGGAGGCCGCGCGCGTGGCCGCCGGGCCCAGCCTGTCGTtcgccgagccgcgccgccggGAGGTGGTGCTGCGCGACGGCGCCGGCCGCCCCGCGGTCGTGCCGGAGTGCGAGGTGGTGGGCGACGACGTCCACAGGGTTCTCATCAAG CTTCCTTCTGGGACATCTTTCTACGGCACAGGAGAAGCAAGTGGCCCACTTGAACGAACCGGGAAACGA GTTTTCACCTGGAACACAGATGCATGGGGATACGGGTCAGGAACCACTTCACTATATCAATCACACCCTTGGGTGTTGTCCATCCTCCCAGATGGAAAGAGTCTCGGTGTTCTAGCTGATACCACACGCCGTTGTGAG ATTGACTTGAGACAAGAATCTACTATAAAGTTTGCTGCCCTATCTGCTTATCCTATCATTACTTTTGGGCCATTTGATACACCAGCCCAAGTGGTGGCATCCTTGTCTCATGCGATTG GAACTGTGTCCATGCCTTCAAAATGGGCTCTTGGCTATCATCAATGTCGCTTTAGCTACAAGTCTTCCGAGAGAGTCCTTGAG GTTATTAGAACATTTAGGGAGAAAGGCATTCCTTGTGATGTGGTTTGGATGGATATTGACTACATGGATGGTTTTAGATGCTTCACATTTGACAAT AACCGTTTCGCTGATCCAAAATCTATGGTTGATGATCTACATTCCATCGGTTGTAAATCAATCTGGATGCTTGACCCGGGAATAAAGGAAGAGAAGGGTTACTTTGTGTATGATGGTGGTTCAGAAAATGATGTGTGGATTAAAAAAGCAGATGGTAGCCCATTCATTG GGGAAGTATGGCCTGGTGACTGCGTTTTCCCGGATTTCACCAGTGAAAGAATCCGCACATGGTGGGCTAGATTAGTAAGGGATTTCATCTCCAACGGCGTTGATGGAATATGGAATGATATGAACGAGCCTGCTATGACA ACTACTACCAAAACAATGCCTGAGAGCAATATACATAGAGGAGATGCTGATATTGGTGGTGTCCAGAATCATTCTTACTATCATAAT GTTTATGGAATGCTAATGGCTAGATCTACTTATGAAGGAATGGTGATGTACAATACAGAAAAACGACCATTTGTTCTTACACGAGCTGGTTTTATAGGAAGCCAGCGATATGCTGCAACATGGACTGGTGATAATCTCTCAAATTGGGAGCATTTGCACATGAGTCTATCAATGGTTCTTCAATTG GGTTTGAGTGGTCAGCCTCTGTCGGGTCCTGATATTGGTGGGTTTGCTGGAAATGCTACTCCAAGACTTTTTGGAAGATGGATGGGAGTGGGTGCATTGTTTCCATTCTCACGTGGCCATTCTGAAGCTGGAACTGTTGATCATGAGCCATGGTCCTTTGGTGAAGAG TGTGAGGAAGTTTGCCGTCTCGCGCTACTAAGACGGTATCGGCTACTACCACACATCTACACTCTATTTTATGTTTCGCATAAGAAGGGTACTCCAGTTGCTGCGCCACTTTTCTTTGCTG ATCCACAAGACACGGAACTGAGGAAAATTGAGACTACGTTTCTCCTGGGGCCACTTTTAGTTTGTGCAAG CACTTTACCTGATAAAGGAGCTCATGAATGTGCACATAAGTTACCAAATGGCATTTGGTTACCTTTTGATTTTGGAGATTCCCACCCT GACCTGCCGGTGTTGtatttaagaggtggagcaatacTTCCTGTAGGCCTTCCTATTCAGCATGTTGGTGAAGCAAGTTTAGGGGATGATTTATCACTACTTGTTGCACTGGATGAAAATG GTAAAGCTGAAGGTGTCTTGTTCGAGGATGCCGGTGATGGATACGGGTTCACACAGGGAGACTATCTACTGACATATTATGTCGCCGAAGTCCACTCATCAGTGGTTTCTGTGAAAGTTCTGAAAACTGAAGGATCCTTGAAGAGACCAAAACGTAACTTAAACATAAGTATTTTGCTTGGTGGAGGTGCTATG ATAAGTTCACGTGGTGTGGATGGCGAAGAGGTACATTTTACGATGCCTTCTGAGTTTGAAGTGTCCAGCTTGGTTGCAACAAGTGAACTTGATCTCAAGGAACGTTTAG AGACAATTCGTCCTATACCTGATATGGATGAGCCATCGGGACAAGAAGGCACTGAGCTCTCAAAAACACTTATTGTTTTGAAGAGTGGGGACTGGTTTCTTAAGATTGTACCATGGATTGGCGGTCGTATTATTTCGATGACTCATGTTCCTTCTG GATTGAAATCCATGGTTATGAAGAGTACAGTGGGACTGAATATAGGTCTGCTGGCTGCATAG
- the LOC109759614 gene encoding uncharacterized protein isoform X1: protein MAAAMVWVPILEDGVFRFDVSEAARVAAGPSLSFAEPRRREVVLRDGAGRPAVVPECEVVGDDVHRVLIKLPSGTSFYGTGEASGPLERTGKRVFTWNTDAWGYGSGTTSLYQSHPWVLSILPDGKSLGVLADTTRRCEIDLRQESTIKFAALSAYPIITFGPFDTPAQVVASLSHAIGTVSMPSKWALGYHQCRFSYKSSERVLEVIRTFREKGIPCDVVWMDIDYMDGFRCFTFDNNRFADPKSMVDDLHSIGCKSIWMLDPGIKEEKGYFVYDGGSENDVWIKKADGSPFIGEVWPGDCVFPDFTSERIRTWWARLVRDFISNGVDGIWNDMNEPAMTTTTKTMPESNIHRGDADIGGVQNHSYYHNVYGMLMARSTYEGMVMYNTEKRPFVLTRAGFIGSQRYAATWTGDNLSNWEHLHMSLSMVLQLGLSGQPLSGPDIGGFAGNATPRLFGRWMGVGALFPFSRGHSEAGTVDHEPWSFGEECEEVCRLALLRRYRLLPHIYTLFYVSHKKGTPVAAPLFFADPQDTELRKIETTFLLGPLLVCASTLPDKGAHECAHKLPNGIWLPFDFGDSHPDLPVLYLRGGAILPVGLPIQHVGEASLGDDLSLLVALDENGKAEGVLFEDAGDGYGFTQGDYLLTYYVAEVHSSVVSVKVLKTEGSLKRPKRNLNISILLGGGAMISSRGVDGEEVHFTMPSEFEVSSLVATSELDLKERLETIRPIPDMDEPSGQEGTELSKTLIVLKSGDWFLKIVPWIGGRIISMTHVPSDSQWLHSRIEIHGYEEYSGTEYRSAGCIEEYKIVRGHLEQSCVEESKVCLEGDIGGGLVLQRHISILTDNPKIVQIDSSIEARSVGPGSGGFSRLVCLRVRHTFTLLHPTEVVVAFTAINGSKQEISLDSGEVMLEGGLRPNGEWTLVDRCSGLSMVNRFDHRQVSKCLVHWGTSDLNMELWSDERPVSKDTPLRICHQYEVTQT from the exons ATGGCGGCGGCGATGGTGTGGGTGCCGATACTGGAGGACGGGGTGTTCCGGTTCGACGTGTCGGAGGCCGCGCGCGTGGCCGCCGGGCCCAGCCTGTCGTtcgccgagccgcgccgccggGAGGTGGTGCTGCGCGACGGCGCCGGCCGCCCCGCGGTCGTGCCGGAGTGCGAGGTGGTGGGCGACGACGTCCACAGGGTTCTCATCAAG CTTCCTTCTGGGACATCTTTCTACGGCACAGGAGAAGCAAGTGGCCCACTTGAACGAACCGGGAAACGA GTTTTCACCTGGAACACAGATGCATGGGGATACGGGTCAGGAACCACTTCACTATATCAATCACACCCTTGGGTGTTGTCCATCCTCCCAGATGGAAAGAGTCTCGGTGTTCTAGCTGATACCACACGCCGTTGTGAG ATTGACTTGAGACAAGAATCTACTATAAAGTTTGCTGCCCTATCTGCTTATCCTATCATTACTTTTGGGCCATTTGATACACCAGCCCAAGTGGTGGCATCCTTGTCTCATGCGATTG GAACTGTGTCCATGCCTTCAAAATGGGCTCTTGGCTATCATCAATGTCGCTTTAGCTACAAGTCTTCCGAGAGAGTCCTTGAG GTTATTAGAACATTTAGGGAGAAAGGCATTCCTTGTGATGTGGTTTGGATGGATATTGACTACATGGATGGTTTTAGATGCTTCACATTTGACAAT AACCGTTTCGCTGATCCAAAATCTATGGTTGATGATCTACATTCCATCGGTTGTAAATCAATCTGGATGCTTGACCCGGGAATAAAGGAAGAGAAGGGTTACTTTGTGTATGATGGTGGTTCAGAAAATGATGTGTGGATTAAAAAAGCAGATGGTAGCCCATTCATTG GGGAAGTATGGCCTGGTGACTGCGTTTTCCCGGATTTCACCAGTGAAAGAATCCGCACATGGTGGGCTAGATTAGTAAGGGATTTCATCTCCAACGGCGTTGATGGAATATGGAATGATATGAACGAGCCTGCTATGACA ACTACTACCAAAACAATGCCTGAGAGCAATATACATAGAGGAGATGCTGATATTGGTGGTGTCCAGAATCATTCTTACTATCATAAT GTTTATGGAATGCTAATGGCTAGATCTACTTATGAAGGAATGGTGATGTACAATACAGAAAAACGACCATTTGTTCTTACACGAGCTGGTTTTATAGGAAGCCAGCGATATGCTGCAACATGGACTGGTGATAATCTCTCAAATTGGGAGCATTTGCACATGAGTCTATCAATGGTTCTTCAATTG GGTTTGAGTGGTCAGCCTCTGTCGGGTCCTGATATTGGTGGGTTTGCTGGAAATGCTACTCCAAGACTTTTTGGAAGATGGATGGGAGTGGGTGCATTGTTTCCATTCTCACGTGGCCATTCTGAAGCTGGAACTGTTGATCATGAGCCATGGTCCTTTGGTGAAGAG TGTGAGGAAGTTTGCCGTCTCGCGCTACTAAGACGGTATCGGCTACTACCACACATCTACACTCTATTTTATGTTTCGCATAAGAAGGGTACTCCAGTTGCTGCGCCACTTTTCTTTGCTG ATCCACAAGACACGGAACTGAGGAAAATTGAGACTACGTTTCTCCTGGGGCCACTTTTAGTTTGTGCAAG CACTTTACCTGATAAAGGAGCTCATGAATGTGCACATAAGTTACCAAATGGCATTTGGTTACCTTTTGATTTTGGAGATTCCCACCCT GACCTGCCGGTGTTGtatttaagaggtggagcaatacTTCCTGTAGGCCTTCCTATTCAGCATGTTGGTGAAGCAAGTTTAGGGGATGATTTATCACTACTTGTTGCACTGGATGAAAATG GTAAAGCTGAAGGTGTCTTGTTCGAGGATGCCGGTGATGGATACGGGTTCACACAGGGAGACTATCTACTGACATATTATGTCGCCGAAGTCCACTCATCAGTGGTTTCTGTGAAAGTTCTGAAAACTGAAGGATCCTTGAAGAGACCAAAACGTAACTTAAACATAAGTATTTTGCTTGGTGGAGGTGCTATG ATAAGTTCACGTGGTGTGGATGGCGAAGAGGTACATTTTACGATGCCTTCTGAGTTTGAAGTGTCCAGCTTGGTTGCAACAAGTGAACTTGATCTCAAGGAACGTTTAG AGACAATTCGTCCTATACCTGATATGGATGAGCCATCGGGACAAGAAGGCACTGAGCTCTCAAAAACACTTATTGTTTTGAAGAGTGGGGACTGGTTTCTTAAGATTGTACCATGGATTGGCGGTCGTATTATTTCGATGACTCATGTTCCTTCTG ATTCCCAATGGCTGCATAGCAGGATTGAAATCCATGGTTATGAAGAGTACAGTGGGACTGAATATAGGTCTGCTGGCTGCATAGAAGAGTACAAGATCGTGAG GGGGCATCTGGAGCAATCATGCGTGGAGGAATCCAAAGTTTGCCTGGAAGGAGATATTGGGGGTGGACTGGTTCTTCAGCGCCACATATCTATTCTGACGGACAATCCCAAGATTGTCCAGATTGACTCTAGCATTGAAGCAAGAAGTGTTGGGCCTGGCTCTGGTGGATTCTCAAG GTTGGTCTGTTTGCGTGTCCGTCACACTTTTACGCTTCTACACCCTACTGAGGTCGTTGTTGCTTTTACGGCCATCAATGGTTCAAAGCAAGAGATCTCTTTAGATTCCGGAGAAGTGATGCTCGAGGGAGGCCTGCGACCGAACG GGGAGTGGACGCTGGTGGACAGGTGTTCAGGGCTGAGCATGGTAAACCGTTTCGATCACCGTCAGGTTAGCAAATGTTTGGTGCATTGGGGAACTAGTGATCTGAACATGGAGCTCTGGTCCGATGAGAGGCCGGTTTCGAAAGACACGCCGTTGAGGATCTGCCACCAGTATGAGGTGACACAAACATGA
- the LOC109759614 gene encoding uncharacterized protein isoform X2, with protein sequence MAAAMVWVPILEDGVFRFDVSEAARVAAGPSLSFAEPRRREVVLRDGAGRPAVVPECEVVGDDVHRVLIKLPSGTSFYGTGEASGPLERTGKRVFTWNTDAWGYGSGTTSLYQSHPWVLSILPDGKSLGVLADTTRRCEIDLRQESTIKFAALSAYPIITFGPFDTPAQVVASLSHAIGTVSMPSKWALGYHQCRFSYKSSERVLEVIRTFREKGIPCDVVWMDIDYMDGFRCFTFDNNRFADPKSMVDDLHSIGCKSIWMLDPGIKEEKGYFVYDGGSENDVWIKKADGSPFIGEVWPGDCVFPDFTSERIRTWWARLVRDFISNGVDGIWNDMNEPAMTTTTKTMPESNIHRGDADIGGVQNHSYYHNVYGMLMARSTYEGMVMYNTEKRPFVLTRAGFIGSQRYAATWTGDNLSNWEHLHMSLSMVLQLCEEVCRLALLRRYRLLPHIYTLFYVSHKKGTPVAAPLFFADPQDTELRKIETTFLLGPLLVCASTLPDKGAHECAHKLPNGIWLPFDFGDSHPDLPVLYLRGGAILPVGLPIQHVGEASLGDDLSLLVALDENGKAEGVLFEDAGDGYGFTQGDYLLTYYVAEVHSSVVSVKVLKTEGSLKRPKRNLNISILLGGGAMISSRGVDGEEVHFTMPSEFEVSSLVATSELDLKERLETIRPIPDMDEPSGQEGTELSKTLIVLKSGDWFLKIVPWIGGRIISMTHVPSDSQWLHSRIEIHGYEEYSGTEYRSAGCIEEYKIVRGHLEQSCVEESKVCLEGDIGGGLVLQRHISILTDNPKIVQIDSSIEARSVGPGSGGFSRLVCLRVRHTFTLLHPTEVVVAFTAINGSKQEISLDSGEVMLEGGLRPNGEWTLVDRCSGLSMVNRFDHRQVSKCLVHWGTSDLNMELWSDERPVSKDTPLRICHQYEVTQT encoded by the exons ATGGCGGCGGCGATGGTGTGGGTGCCGATACTGGAGGACGGGGTGTTCCGGTTCGACGTGTCGGAGGCCGCGCGCGTGGCCGCCGGGCCCAGCCTGTCGTtcgccgagccgcgccgccggGAGGTGGTGCTGCGCGACGGCGCCGGCCGCCCCGCGGTCGTGCCGGAGTGCGAGGTGGTGGGCGACGACGTCCACAGGGTTCTCATCAAG CTTCCTTCTGGGACATCTTTCTACGGCACAGGAGAAGCAAGTGGCCCACTTGAACGAACCGGGAAACGA GTTTTCACCTGGAACACAGATGCATGGGGATACGGGTCAGGAACCACTTCACTATATCAATCACACCCTTGGGTGTTGTCCATCCTCCCAGATGGAAAGAGTCTCGGTGTTCTAGCTGATACCACACGCCGTTGTGAG ATTGACTTGAGACAAGAATCTACTATAAAGTTTGCTGCCCTATCTGCTTATCCTATCATTACTTTTGGGCCATTTGATACACCAGCCCAAGTGGTGGCATCCTTGTCTCATGCGATTG GAACTGTGTCCATGCCTTCAAAATGGGCTCTTGGCTATCATCAATGTCGCTTTAGCTACAAGTCTTCCGAGAGAGTCCTTGAG GTTATTAGAACATTTAGGGAGAAAGGCATTCCTTGTGATGTGGTTTGGATGGATATTGACTACATGGATGGTTTTAGATGCTTCACATTTGACAAT AACCGTTTCGCTGATCCAAAATCTATGGTTGATGATCTACATTCCATCGGTTGTAAATCAATCTGGATGCTTGACCCGGGAATAAAGGAAGAGAAGGGTTACTTTGTGTATGATGGTGGTTCAGAAAATGATGTGTGGATTAAAAAAGCAGATGGTAGCCCATTCATTG GGGAAGTATGGCCTGGTGACTGCGTTTTCCCGGATTTCACCAGTGAAAGAATCCGCACATGGTGGGCTAGATTAGTAAGGGATTTCATCTCCAACGGCGTTGATGGAATATGGAATGATATGAACGAGCCTGCTATGACA ACTACTACCAAAACAATGCCTGAGAGCAATATACATAGAGGAGATGCTGATATTGGTGGTGTCCAGAATCATTCTTACTATCATAAT GTTTATGGAATGCTAATGGCTAGATCTACTTATGAAGGAATGGTGATGTACAATACAGAAAAACGACCATTTGTTCTTACACGAGCTGGTTTTATAGGAAGCCAGCGATATGCTGCAACATGGACTGGTGATAATCTCTCAAATTGGGAGCATTTGCACATGAGTCTATCAATGGTTCTTCAATTG TGTGAGGAAGTTTGCCGTCTCGCGCTACTAAGACGGTATCGGCTACTACCACACATCTACACTCTATTTTATGTTTCGCATAAGAAGGGTACTCCAGTTGCTGCGCCACTTTTCTTTGCTG ATCCACAAGACACGGAACTGAGGAAAATTGAGACTACGTTTCTCCTGGGGCCACTTTTAGTTTGTGCAAG CACTTTACCTGATAAAGGAGCTCATGAATGTGCACATAAGTTACCAAATGGCATTTGGTTACCTTTTGATTTTGGAGATTCCCACCCT GACCTGCCGGTGTTGtatttaagaggtggagcaatacTTCCTGTAGGCCTTCCTATTCAGCATGTTGGTGAAGCAAGTTTAGGGGATGATTTATCACTACTTGTTGCACTGGATGAAAATG GTAAAGCTGAAGGTGTCTTGTTCGAGGATGCCGGTGATGGATACGGGTTCACACAGGGAGACTATCTACTGACATATTATGTCGCCGAAGTCCACTCATCAGTGGTTTCTGTGAAAGTTCTGAAAACTGAAGGATCCTTGAAGAGACCAAAACGTAACTTAAACATAAGTATTTTGCTTGGTGGAGGTGCTATG ATAAGTTCACGTGGTGTGGATGGCGAAGAGGTACATTTTACGATGCCTTCTGAGTTTGAAGTGTCCAGCTTGGTTGCAACAAGTGAACTTGATCTCAAGGAACGTTTAG AGACAATTCGTCCTATACCTGATATGGATGAGCCATCGGGACAAGAAGGCACTGAGCTCTCAAAAACACTTATTGTTTTGAAGAGTGGGGACTGGTTTCTTAAGATTGTACCATGGATTGGCGGTCGTATTATTTCGATGACTCATGTTCCTTCTG ATTCCCAATGGCTGCATAGCAGGATTGAAATCCATGGTTATGAAGAGTACAGTGGGACTGAATATAGGTCTGCTGGCTGCATAGAAGAGTACAAGATCGTGAG GGGGCATCTGGAGCAATCATGCGTGGAGGAATCCAAAGTTTGCCTGGAAGGAGATATTGGGGGTGGACTGGTTCTTCAGCGCCACATATCTATTCTGACGGACAATCCCAAGATTGTCCAGATTGACTCTAGCATTGAAGCAAGAAGTGTTGGGCCTGGCTCTGGTGGATTCTCAAG GTTGGTCTGTTTGCGTGTCCGTCACACTTTTACGCTTCTACACCCTACTGAGGTCGTTGTTGCTTTTACGGCCATCAATGGTTCAAAGCAAGAGATCTCTTTAGATTCCGGAGAAGTGATGCTCGAGGGAGGCCTGCGACCGAACG GGGAGTGGACGCTGGTGGACAGGTGTTCAGGGCTGAGCATGGTAAACCGTTTCGATCACCGTCAGGTTAGCAAATGTTTGGTGCATTGGGGAACTAGTGATCTGAACATGGAGCTCTGGTCCGATGAGAGGCCGGTTTCGAAAGACACGCCGTTGAGGATCTGCCACCAGTATGAGGTGACACAAACATGA